One Rossellomorea aquimaris DNA window includes the following coding sequences:
- a CDS encoding amidohydrolase family protein, with protein sequence MKTVWMKNVRMETGFEKENEVVTGTLTEYAHVKIEGGKITAISNDESEIEAGAAVLDAKGKLILPSLREMHIHIDKTYYSGPWKACRPITKGIFTRIEEEQELLPKQLPYAQERAEKMIELLLQNGHTHIRTHCNIEPTSGLKHLEITVKALEKYKHHLTYDIVAFPQHGLLRSNSVELMREAMKSGATLVGGVDPATVDRHIDQSLYTTFDIATEHNAGVDIHLHDPDSLGAFTFERLADFTREANLKGRVTISHAIALGDLEGQSLTDMMAILKDQEIDITTTIPINRPTIPVPTLDQYGLQVSVGHDSLTDHWSPFGTGDTIEKLNILAERFRLIDEYSINRTWKYASGGITPLDDAGKQVWPRVGDAADFVLVEASCSAEAVARRAKIDSVYKKGEKVVLPQSESVLINK encoded by the coding sequence ATGAAAACAGTATGGATGAAAAATGTGAGAATGGAAACGGGATTTGAGAAAGAGAATGAAGTCGTGACCGGTACCCTTACGGAATATGCCCATGTCAAAATAGAAGGGGGAAAGATTACGGCCATCTCAAATGACGAGTCAGAGATTGAAGCTGGAGCGGCCGTGTTGGATGCAAAAGGGAAGCTGATCCTGCCTTCCTTACGTGAAATGCACATCCATATCGATAAAACCTACTACAGTGGTCCATGGAAGGCGTGCCGTCCGATCACTAAAGGAATTTTCACGAGAATAGAAGAAGAACAGGAGCTGCTGCCTAAGCAATTGCCATACGCCCAGGAGAGAGCTGAAAAGATGATCGAACTGCTGCTTCAAAATGGCCACACTCACATCCGGACGCATTGCAACATCGAACCGACTTCCGGTTTAAAGCACCTGGAAATAACCGTTAAAGCATTAGAGAAATATAAACATCACCTCACTTATGACATTGTAGCGTTTCCTCAGCATGGGCTCCTGCGCAGCAATTCAGTGGAACTGATGCGGGAAGCCATGAAAAGTGGTGCCACCCTTGTCGGGGGAGTCGATCCGGCGACAGTGGACCGACATATCGATCAATCGCTCTATACGACGTTTGACATTGCCACTGAACATAATGCAGGTGTCGACATTCACCTTCATGACCCTGACAGCCTTGGCGCTTTCACCTTTGAACGTCTTGCTGATTTTACAAGAGAGGCGAACTTGAAGGGGCGTGTCACGATCAGTCATGCCATTGCACTTGGAGATCTTGAGGGCCAATCTCTTACAGACATGATGGCCATTCTGAAAGATCAAGAGATTGATATTACCACGACGATCCCGATTAACCGCCCAACCATTCCGGTTCCGACTCTGGATCAATACGGTTTACAGGTATCCGTCGGTCATGACAGCTTAACCGATCACTGGTCACCTTTTGGAACCGGGGATACGATCGAGAAGCTGAATATCCTTGCTGAACGATTCCGACTGATCGATGAGTACTCCATCAACCGTACATGGAAATATGCTTCTGGCGGAATCACACCGTTGGATGATGCAGGGAAACAGGTTTGGCCTCGAGTAGGGGACGCAGCAGACTTTGTCCTGGTCGAAGCAAGCTGTTCAGCGGAAGCAGTGGCAAGGAGAGCAAAAATTGATTCTGTTTATAAAAAAGGGGAAAAAGTGGTACTGCCTCAATCTGAATCCGTACTGATCAATAAATAA
- a CDS encoding response regulator, with the protein MHILLVDDEPLELEQLNYLIHEKYPYWTIHTAADASQALKILTEHPIRLTLLDIQLPGKSGIELGIEMKKYDHIDIIMVTAYQSFDYAQASLRLGAKDYLTKPIIEEELFQVLAQYKYASIQSHIVQEALTIIHEQYSEKLSLSSLASQIHINGTYLSRKFHEDMGISFSEYLNGFRVQAAQRLLRQDTEKSISSISEACGFSSQHYFSSLFKKQTGYTPREYRIREKV; encoded by the coding sequence ATGCATATTTTGCTCGTTGACGATGAGCCCCTGGAACTGGAGCAGCTCAACTATTTGATTCACGAAAAATATCCTTACTGGACGATTCATACAGCCGCGGATGCGTCACAGGCGTTAAAGATTCTGACGGAACATCCGATTCGCCTTACGCTCCTCGACATTCAACTGCCTGGTAAATCCGGGATTGAACTCGGGATTGAAATGAAGAAATATGACCATATCGACATCATTATGGTCACGGCCTACCAATCATTCGATTATGCCCAGGCCTCCCTGCGACTCGGGGCAAAGGATTATTTGACGAAACCGATTATTGAAGAAGAATTATTTCAAGTTCTCGCCCAATATAAATATGCATCGATCCAATCCCATATCGTGCAGGAAGCGTTAACGATCATTCATGAACAATACAGCGAGAAGCTCTCCCTTTCATCATTGGCGAGCCAGATCCATATCAATGGTACGTACCTGAGCAGGAAGTTTCACGAAGATATGGGGATCAGCTTCTCTGAATACCTGAATGGATTCAGAGTCCAGGCCGCACAGCGATTACTTCGGCAGGACACCGAAAAGTCCATTTCTTCTATATCTGAAGCGTGTGGATTCAGCAGTCAGCACTATTTCAGCTCATTATTTAAGAAGCAAACAGGATACACTCCAAGGGAATACCGGATAAGAGAGAAGGTATAA
- a CDS encoding dipeptide ABC transporter ATP-binding protein, whose product MTAVMTERKPILEVKGLKQYFPIKRESLFQPKQVVKAVDDITFTLYEGETLSIVGESGCGKSTTGRAILQLDKPTEGSIQYNGMELNSLSKKELRNMRGDIQVIFQDPFASLNPRQTVRKILKEAMTIQKVLPPSKHEDRMKELLDYVGLPITSLDRLPHEFSGGQRQRIGIARALAVNPKVIICDEAVSALDVSIQAQILNLLKKLQKELKLTYLFISHDLSVVRHISDRVIVMYLGKVVEIGTKHELFDNPTHPYTKALLSAIPVPDFSQKRERILLKGDVPSPLNPPSGCKFHTRCPLATELCKAELPPMTGHGEHFTRCHYV is encoded by the coding sequence ATGACCGCTGTCATGACAGAGAGAAAACCTATTTTAGAAGTGAAGGGCCTGAAGCAGTACTTCCCTATCAAAAGGGAGTCATTGTTCCAGCCGAAACAAGTGGTGAAAGCCGTGGATGATATCACCTTCACGTTGTATGAAGGGGAAACCCTAAGTATCGTAGGTGAGTCCGGATGCGGCAAATCGACAACCGGCCGTGCCATCTTACAGCTGGATAAGCCGACGGAAGGCAGCATTCAATACAACGGAATGGAATTGAACAGTCTATCCAAAAAGGAATTAAGAAATATGAGGGGCGATATCCAGGTCATTTTCCAGGATCCGTTCGCCTCCTTGAATCCGAGACAAACCGTCCGAAAGATCCTGAAAGAAGCCATGACCATACAAAAAGTACTGCCTCCTTCCAAACACGAAGATCGTATGAAGGAATTATTGGACTATGTTGGCCTTCCGATTACGTCACTTGACCGTCTCCCACACGAATTCAGCGGTGGTCAGCGACAAAGGATCGGGATCGCACGGGCGTTGGCGGTCAATCCCAAAGTGATCATTTGTGATGAAGCTGTATCGGCACTGGATGTATCCATTCAGGCACAAATCTTGAACCTGTTAAAGAAACTTCAGAAGGAATTGAAATTGACGTACCTCTTCATTTCCCATGATTTAAGTGTTGTACGCCATATATCAGATCGCGTGATTGTGATGTATCTGGGGAAGGTTGTCGAAATCGGTACAAAGCATGAGCTGTTCGACAACCCTACCCACCCTTATACCAAAGCCTTGCTTTCGGCCATACCTGTACCTGATTTTTCTCAGAAACGAGAAAGAATCCTTTTAAAAGGGGATGTACCTTCCCCATTGAATCCGCCATCCGGTTGTAAGTTTCACACCCGATGCCCTCTGGCAACGGAATTGTGTAAAGCAGAACTGCCTCCAATGACCGGCCATGGGGAACATTTTACAAGGTGCCATTATGTCTAA
- a CDS encoding ABC transporter ATP-binding protein — MRKNVVLEVKNLKTHFTSKKGVTKAVDGIDFVLHEGETLGIVGESGCGKSMTSLSILRLVPAPPGKIVDGTIELKGKDILKMSESELRKVRGNQISMIFQEPMTSLNPVIPVGEQIAEAVRIHQKLGKKEAWKKAVEMLELVGIPSPEQRAKQEPFQLSGGMRQRVMIAMALACNPEVLIADEPTTALDVTIQAQILELMKDLQRKLNMGIIFITHDLGVVAELCDKVAVMYAGQVVEYSSTEQLFSNPKHPYTNGLLSSLPKLHEDQAELETMPGSVPSPYDMPKGCRFSPRCALATARCHEEEPQLTSSKDGSQIRCFLYNTEKEVQMT; from the coding sequence ATGAGAAAAAATGTGGTCTTGGAAGTAAAAAACTTAAAAACCCATTTCACTTCGAAAAAAGGAGTGACGAAAGCCGTTGATGGGATCGATTTTGTCCTTCACGAAGGAGAGACCCTTGGGATCGTCGGAGAATCGGGATGTGGGAAAAGCATGACCTCCCTTTCGATTCTTCGTCTTGTCCCCGCCCCTCCCGGAAAGATAGTGGACGGTACCATTGAATTGAAAGGGAAGGACATCCTTAAAATGTCCGAATCCGAGCTTAGAAAAGTGCGCGGAAACCAAATATCTATGATATTCCAAGAGCCTATGACGTCATTGAATCCTGTCATACCGGTAGGGGAGCAAATTGCAGAAGCTGTTCGCATCCACCAAAAACTCGGGAAAAAGGAAGCTTGGAAGAAAGCGGTAGAAATGCTCGAATTAGTAGGCATTCCTTCTCCTGAACAAAGGGCGAAGCAAGAGCCTTTCCAACTGAGTGGCGGAATGAGGCAACGTGTCATGATCGCCATGGCCCTTGCCTGCAACCCTGAGGTCCTTATTGCGGATGAACCGACCACTGCATTGGATGTGACGATCCAGGCGCAAATCCTTGAGCTGATGAAGGATCTTCAAAGAAAGTTGAATATGGGAATCATCTTCATCACACATGATTTAGGAGTGGTAGCGGAGCTATGTGACAAGGTAGCCGTCATGTATGCAGGACAAGTAGTGGAATATAGTTCGACGGAACAATTATTTTCAAACCCTAAGCATCCATACACAAATGGGCTGCTTTCTTCATTACCGAAATTGCATGAAGACCAGGCAGAGCTGGAAACGATGCCTGGCAGTGTCCCTTCGCCCTATGACATGCCAAAAGGATGTCGTTTTTCTCCCCGTTGTGCATTGGCGACTGCACGATGTCACGAGGAAGAGCCACAGCTCACTTCTTCGAAGGATGGCAGTCAAATCAGATGTTTTTTATATAACACCGAGAAAGAGGTGCAGATGACATGA
- a CDS encoding diphthine--ammonia ligase has product MTESTKWKHGARGHSFITSFSGGKDSVLALYKASMDGDAIGLIVMLEEEGKRSRSHGMPPELIRAQAESIGLPVFTAAASWTDYENVFMTLLEKAKEQGAEVLVTGDLDMPEHGCWHEKVAKNARLKLGMPLWGMNHRKAVEEFINLGFVSIVVTVNLSLGMRPEDLGRTLTHEYIKELEARGIDPCGEGGEFHTTVVDGPIFKHPVPVLKREILKDGDYAFLPLDLDQVSDSRVRK; this is encoded by the coding sequence ATGACAGAATCAACGAAATGGAAACATGGTGCTCGAGGGCATTCATTCATCACTTCGTTTAGCGGAGGAAAAGACAGTGTTTTAGCTCTATACAAAGCATCGATGGATGGAGATGCGATCGGCCTGATTGTGATGCTGGAGGAAGAAGGAAAGCGGTCCAGATCCCACGGAATGCCTCCAGAGCTTATCCGTGCACAAGCGGAATCGATCGGCTTGCCCGTATTCACAGCAGCTGCCAGTTGGACAGATTATGAAAATGTCTTCATGACCCTTTTAGAAAAAGCAAAGGAACAAGGGGCAGAAGTGCTAGTAACGGGGGACCTGGATATGCCTGAACACGGCTGCTGGCATGAAAAAGTGGCGAAGAATGCAAGGCTAAAGCTTGGGATGCCATTATGGGGAATGAACCACCGCAAAGCTGTCGAAGAGTTCATCAACCTGGGATTTGTATCCATCGTTGTAACGGTTAATTTATCCCTGGGCATGCGCCCTGAAGATTTAGGGCGAACGTTGACTCATGAATACATAAAGGAACTTGAAGCCCGAGGGATCGATCCTTGCGGAGAAGGTGGAGAGTTCCATACCACAGTAGTGGATGGACCGATTTTCAAACATCCTGTTCCCGTTTTAAAACGTGAGATTTTGAAAGACGGAGATTATGCTTTTTTGCCGTTGGATCTGGATCAAGTGTCGGATAGTCGCGTTAGAAAGTAA
- a CDS encoding glutathione ABC transporter substrate-binding protein yields MVMLITQACSTSNVESETASKQGGESEGGVLKVVRLSDATNLDPHFITDIPSANVLYQKVYESLVTFDKEMNIVPSLAKSWEQPDDSTWEFTLNEGITFHDGSEFNAEAVKVTFDRLLDPNTGSPQKDKLGMIKEINVLDEYKVQFKLDAPYAPLLSILASNEGSIMSPKALKENPESLAKHPVGTGPFAFKSWKSGQSITLGKNEEYWGQQPNIDGIEFQVVPEDATRLAMIETGEAHISDQVPVTEIERIESSDTLNLYRTEGLAVEYVGFNTQKEPFDNVKVRQAISMAIEREAIIKGVYNGVGTLANAAMSPQVFGHSENVKPYEYDPNSAKELLKEAGFEKGLELTLITSDRKERINMAEVIQSQLKGIGIKVNIQVLEYGAYIEAVDTGEQDMFIGGWGNATGDGDYNQYNLFHSASHGSPGNHFYYTNEKVDELIEQARKEVDPEVRKTLYEEAMTIEMEEAVYIPIRNYEHLAVYNNEVKDFWLSAANYLMVNDATIE; encoded by the coding sequence ATGGTCATGCTCATTACCCAGGCGTGTTCGACAAGTAATGTAGAAAGTGAAACCGCAAGCAAACAAGGCGGTGAATCAGAAGGCGGAGTTCTGAAGGTCGTCCGGTTATCCGATGCAACCAATTTGGATCCTCACTTCATCACAGATATTCCTTCCGCCAATGTACTTTACCAAAAAGTGTACGAGAGCCTTGTGACATTTGATAAAGAAATGAACATAGTTCCGTCACTGGCTAAGAGCTGGGAGCAGCCGGACGATTCGACATGGGAATTCACATTAAATGAGGGAATCACGTTCCATGACGGTTCTGAATTTAACGCAGAGGCTGTCAAAGTAACTTTCGACCGCTTACTAGATCCAAACACAGGGTCTCCTCAAAAGGATAAGCTCGGGATGATCAAAGAAATAAACGTACTGGATGAATATAAAGTGCAATTCAAGCTGGATGCTCCTTATGCACCTCTATTATCGATTCTTGCAAGTAACGAAGGAAGTATCATGAGTCCGAAAGCTTTGAAAGAAAATCCTGAAAGTCTTGCTAAGCATCCGGTCGGAACCGGGCCGTTTGCCTTCAAATCCTGGAAATCAGGTCAGTCCATCACCCTTGGTAAAAATGAAGAGTATTGGGGACAACAGCCGAATATTGATGGAATCGAGTTTCAGGTTGTACCAGAGGACGCAACCCGCTTAGCAATGATTGAAACGGGTGAAGCCCATATCAGTGATCAAGTGCCCGTGACTGAAATCGAGCGCATCGAAAGCTCTGACACACTGAATCTGTATCGAACAGAAGGGTTAGCCGTCGAGTATGTCGGATTCAATACACAAAAAGAGCCTTTCGATAATGTAAAGGTGAGACAGGCCATTTCCATGGCAATTGAAAGAGAAGCAATCATTAAAGGTGTCTATAACGGAGTGGGTACGTTAGCAAATGCTGCCATGAGTCCACAAGTGTTCGGTCATAGTGAAAATGTGAAGCCGTATGAGTATGACCCGAATTCTGCCAAGGAGCTTCTGAAAGAAGCCGGATTTGAAAAAGGTCTGGAATTAACGTTGATAACGAGTGACCGTAAAGAACGGATCAACATGGCGGAAGTCATTCAGTCCCAGCTGAAGGGAATCGGCATCAAAGTCAATATTCAGGTACTGGAATATGGTGCGTATATTGAAGCCGTAGACACCGGAGAACAAGATATGTTCATCGGCGGATGGGGGAATGCAACAGGTGATGGAGACTACAACCAATACAACTTGTTCCACTCTGCTTCCCACGGTTCACCAGGAAACCATTTCTATTACACTAATGAAAAAGTTGATGAACTCATCGAGCAGGCAAGAAAAGAAGTGGACCCGGAAGTCAGAAAGACATTATATGAAGAAGCGATGACCATTGAAATGGAAGAAGCGGTATACATTCCAATTCGAAACTACGAGCATTTAGCCGTATACAACAATGAAGTGAAGGATTTCTGGTTGAGCGCTGCCAACTACTTAATGGTGAATGACGCAACGATCGAATAG
- a CDS encoding ABC transporter permease encodes MSTELKVQEIQSPILESKPGLFETRIKPFWETFSRNKAAVVGGGIILFYILISLFAPLLAVYDPYEIQLDNKLQPPSTEHWMGTDDKGRDILARILYGSRLSMGVGFAAVGFGAFFGIIMGLISGFYGGWIDTFISRILDVMLAFPGILLALAIISALGPSLVNVMIAVGVFSIPLFARVVRGSTLETKKLEYIDAIRSLGANDFIIIFRHILPNILSPIIIQGSLRLATAILSAAGLSFLGLGAQPPSPEWGTMLSSGRDFLFTAPYIALFPGLAISILVLGFNLFGDGLRDALDPRLKS; translated from the coding sequence ATGTCGACAGAACTTAAAGTTCAAGAAATTCAATCACCCATACTTGAGTCAAAGCCCGGCCTTTTTGAAACAAGAATCAAACCCTTTTGGGAAACCTTTTCAAGGAACAAGGCAGCAGTAGTCGGTGGAGGAATCATTCTCTTCTATATTCTCATTTCCCTGTTTGCCCCTTTACTGGCTGTATATGATCCTTATGAAATTCAACTGGACAATAAACTGCAGCCCCCAAGCACAGAGCATTGGATGGGGACCGATGATAAAGGACGGGATATCCTTGCAAGGATTCTATACGGTTCCCGTCTATCAATGGGGGTCGGCTTTGCCGCAGTCGGCTTCGGGGCTTTCTTTGGTATCATCATGGGGTTGATTTCAGGGTTTTACGGAGGATGGATCGATACCTTCATTAGCAGGATCCTGGATGTCATGCTTGCTTTCCCTGGAATCCTATTGGCTCTTGCCATCATCTCAGCGTTAGGACCGAGCCTTGTGAATGTAATGATTGCCGTCGGGGTGTTTTCCATCCCTTTATTCGCAAGGGTTGTCCGGGGATCCACTCTCGAAACGAAGAAGCTTGAATATATAGATGCCATTCGGTCGCTTGGAGCCAATGATTTCATCATCATCTTCAGGCATATCCTGCCCAACATTTTATCTCCCATCATCATTCAAGGGTCCTTGCGACTTGCCACCGCCATCCTTTCAGCAGCGGGATTATCTTTCCTTGGTTTAGGCGCACAGCCTCCTTCACCTGAATGGGGTACGATGCTGTCAAGTGGAAGGGACTTTTTATTCACGGCTCCCTACATCGCCCTCTTCCCGGGGTTGGCGATTTCCATTCTCGTACTCGGCTTTAATTTGTTCGGGGACGGCCTTCGGGACGCGCTTGATCCGAGACTGAAATCATAA
- a CDS encoding histidine kinase — translation MITQESFSFYIMLSVLAPIIGAFSLLFLFLFEKRLDQLEKEKNELLLEQELQEAKYNQLNQQIQPHFFFNTLNVILSLARLNRKEELISAIEVLSKYFKFKYKQTDPLITMEEEIQYTRYYLDIQRLRFRDRLDVVWSVEESCKSSLVPPYLLQTVVENAFKHGLEKNPGQGKLIIILNEQRNKVYLEVWNSSSTALEALDVQKEDRGIGLHNIQKRLQMLFPKEEILIQLNEEAKGTSVQIFWPHMTKEDTIT, via the coding sequence ATGATTACACAAGAATCCTTTTCATTTTATATCATGCTGTCCGTATTAGCCCCAATCATTGGGGCTTTTAGCTTATTATTTCTCTTTCTATTTGAAAAACGTCTGGATCAACTGGAGAAAGAAAAGAACGAACTTCTTCTTGAACAGGAACTGCAGGAAGCTAAATACAACCAACTGAACCAACAGATCCAGCCCCACTTTTTTTTCAATACACTTAATGTCATCCTGAGCCTAGCACGTTTGAATCGCAAGGAAGAACTGATTTCTGCCATCGAGGTGCTTTCTAAATACTTTAAGTTCAAATACAAACAGACTGACCCATTGATCACCATGGAGGAGGAAATCCAATACACCCGATATTATCTCGACATTCAAAGGTTGAGATTCAGAGATCGACTCGATGTTGTGTGGAGCGTGGAAGAGAGCTGCAAGTCTTCCCTAGTCCCCCCTTACCTCCTGCAGACCGTTGTTGAAAACGCCTTTAAGCATGGACTTGAAAAGAATCCCGGACAAGGCAAGCTGATTATCATCCTGAATGAGCAAAGGAACAAAGTGTACTTAGAAGTATGGAACAGCTCATCAACTGCTTTGGAAGCGCTAGATGTTCAAAAGGAAGACCGTGGAATTGGATTACACAATATTCAGAAGCGATTGCAGATGCTCTTTCCTAAGGAAGAAATCCTCATTCAGCTGAATGAAGAAGCCAAAGGAACGAGTGTCCAGATCTTCTGGCCTCATATGACCAAAGAAGACACCATTACTTGA
- a CDS encoding ABC transporter permease: MILYIFRRLIEIIPVIFGVTLVVFLIMQMVPGDPAIILAGEGASKEAINQLRTELGLNRPLYVQYGEYIMNVFQGDLGQSLKSQQPVIQEIMTRLPITIELAFYSILITIVLGMTAGIISAVRPYSATDISVMIVALLGISLPSFFLGLLSIYLFSVKLQLLPVAGWDSMLHIILPAFTLGVGGAAIVARMTRSSMLEVVRQDYIRTAQAKGLKSFAIIYKHALRNALIPVITVVGLQFGALLGGTVLIESVFAINGLGRMIVDSIRTRDLPMVQGGVLVASLVFVIVNLFVDVLYRFFNKRIELN; the protein is encoded by the coding sequence ATGATATTGTACATTTTCAGAAGATTAATAGAAATCATCCCAGTCATATTCGGTGTGACCCTGGTTGTCTTTCTCATCATGCAGATGGTTCCCGGAGACCCGGCTATCATTCTTGCAGGGGAAGGGGCCTCGAAAGAAGCGATCAACCAATTACGGACAGAGCTCGGCTTGAACCGCCCCTTGTATGTTCAATATGGAGAATACATCATGAATGTCTTTCAGGGTGACCTTGGACAATCTTTGAAGAGTCAACAGCCTGTCATCCAGGAAATCATGACCCGCTTACCGATCACGATTGAACTTGCCTTTTACAGTATTCTCATTACGATTGTCCTTGGAATGACAGCAGGGATCATTTCCGCAGTCAGACCATACTCAGCTACCGATATTTCCGTGATGATCGTCGCTTTATTAGGGATTTCCCTTCCAAGCTTCTTTCTAGGTCTGCTATCCATTTATTTATTCTCTGTAAAACTTCAGCTTTTACCTGTAGCAGGGTGGGACAGCATGCTTCACATCATTTTACCCGCCTTTACGCTCGGGGTCGGAGGAGCTGCCATCGTAGCACGAATGACCCGTTCCAGCATGCTTGAGGTCGTCAGGCAGGATTATATCCGGACTGCTCAGGCAAAAGGTTTGAAAAGCTTTGCCATTATCTATAAGCATGCCCTTCGCAATGCTTTGATTCCCGTCATCACAGTGGTCGGCCTTCAGTTTGGGGCACTGCTCGGAGGGACGGTATTAATCGAATCCGTCTTTGCCATCAATGGACTCGGCCGTATGATCGTCGACTCGATCCGTACCCGGGACCTCCCGATGGTTCAAGGCGGGGTACTGGTCGCATCCCTTGTCTTCGTGATCGTCAATCTATTCGTAGATGTTTTATACCGATTCTTTAACAAACGAATTGAACTTAACTAG
- a CDS encoding STAS domain-containing protein, which yields MNGLFHNKEEVTDFLTANREKFQQMLLSEAVNVGSKINDILEKGNIDLLKNAEMLAHYIVENREEELVEFAKVEGIAWAQHSLTLAFKLEWVHAIRRTLWYFLYQFDDQNKDNESPRKKFFDLEKRINDSVDQFLNNFFISYSDYKDELLLSQKKLVENLSVPIIPIASSVAVLPLIGMVDTYRINTLKEKVLMGISSMQIQTLIIDLSGIAEMELDVIFQFEKILNGINMMGCKAILTGLRVELVRKIVDTGVSFDSQVETKGTLQQTLKEHLVLESGVQF from the coding sequence ATGAATGGATTATTCCATAATAAGGAAGAGGTAACGGATTTTCTTACGGCTAACAGAGAGAAATTCCAGCAAATGCTCTTATCTGAAGCTGTAAATGTTGGGAGCAAAATCAATGATATTCTAGAAAAAGGAAACATCGATCTATTAAAGAATGCAGAAATGTTAGCTCACTATATCGTTGAAAACAGAGAAGAAGAGCTGGTTGAATTTGCAAAGGTAGAGGGTATTGCATGGGCGCAACATTCTCTCACACTTGCATTCAAACTGGAATGGGTACATGCAATTAGAAGAACTTTATGGTATTTCCTTTATCAATTTGATGATCAGAATAAGGATAATGAATCTCCACGAAAGAAATTCTTTGATTTGGAAAAACGAATCAATGACAGTGTTGATCAGTTCCTGAACAATTTCTTTATCAGTTATTCTGATTACAAAGATGAACTGCTATTGTCGCAAAAAAAGCTGGTGGAAAATCTATCGGTACCTATCATTCCGATAGCCAGCTCGGTTGCGGTACTTCCTTTAATTGGAATGGTAGATACCTATCGTATCAATACATTGAAAGAGAAAGTGTTGATGGGAATCAGTTCTATGCAAATTCAAACCCTTATTATAGATTTATCGGGTATTGCCGAAATGGAATTGGATGTCATTTTTCAATTTGAGAAGATCTTAAACGGAATTAATATGATGGGATGCAAGGCAATCCTTACAGGGCTACGGGTAGAGCTTGTCAGAAAAATAGTTGATACAGGAGTGTCATTCGACAGTCAAGTAGAGACAAAGGGTACATTACAGCAAACACTCAAAGAACATCTGGTGTTGGAATCAGGAGTGCAATTTTAA